From the genome of Variovorax sp. RA8, one region includes:
- a CDS encoding amidohydrolase family protein, whose protein sequence is MDHRNLIAIDTHTHAEVSCWNPFDNYGEEYDRAADKYFRSSRRPTIQESIDYYRERKIGLVMFMVDAESNLGRRRIPNEEIAEAAQKNSDIMIAFASIDPHKGKMGAREARRLIEEHGVKGFKFHPTVQGYHPYDRMAWPIYEVIAEHGLPAVFHTGHSGIGSGMRCGGGLRLEYSNPMHLDDVAIDFPDMQIIMAHPSFPWQDEALSVATHKPNVWIDLSGWSPKYFPKQLVQYANTLLKDRILFGSDYPLITPDRWMKDFEEAGFKPEVMPGILKGNAVRLLKLDA, encoded by the coding sequence ATGGACCACCGCAACCTGATCGCGATCGACACCCACACGCACGCCGAGGTGAGCTGCTGGAATCCTTTCGACAATTACGGCGAGGAGTACGACCGCGCGGCCGACAAGTATTTCCGGTCGAGCCGGCGCCCGACCATCCAGGAGAGCATCGATTACTACCGCGAGCGGAAGATCGGCCTGGTGATGTTCATGGTCGACGCCGAGTCGAACCTCGGCCGGCGCCGCATCCCGAACGAGGAGATCGCCGAGGCGGCGCAGAAGAACAGCGACATCATGATTGCCTTCGCCAGCATCGATCCGCACAAGGGGAAGATGGGCGCGCGCGAAGCGAGGCGCCTGATCGAGGAGCATGGCGTCAAGGGCTTCAAGTTCCATCCGACGGTGCAGGGCTACCACCCCTACGACCGGATGGCCTGGCCGATCTACGAGGTGATCGCCGAGCACGGGCTGCCGGCGGTGTTCCACACGGGCCACAGCGGCATCGGCTCGGGCATGCGCTGCGGCGGCGGCCTCAGGCTGGAATACAGCAACCCGATGCACCTGGACGACGTGGCCATCGATTTCCCCGACATGCAGATCATCATGGCGCATCCCAGCTTCCCCTGGCAGGACGAAGCGCTCAGCGTGGCGACGCACAAGCCCAACGTCTGGATCGACCTCTCGGGCTGGAGCCCGAAGTACTTCCCGAAGCAACTGGTGCAGTATGCCAACACGCTGCTGAAGGACCGCATCCTTTTTGGCAGCGACTATCCGCTGATCACGCCCGACCGGTGGATGAAGGACTTCGAGGAGGCCGGCTTCAAGCCGGAGGTGATGCCCGGCATCCTCAAGGGCAATGCGGTGCGGCTGCTGAAGCTCGACGCTTGA
- the kefC gene encoding glutathione-regulated potassium-efflux system protein KefC — MEHAPVWLVNSLIYLGAAVLVVPLSKALGLGSIIGYLAAGIVIGPWGLGLVTNVTDILHFAEFGVVLMLFLVGLELEPKRLWSLRRPIFGWGTAQVVACAAVLFLAGWAGGASWRVALVAALGLALSSTAIALQVLGERNLLPTPSGQAGFSILLFQDVAAIPILALLPLLAVGSETAPALTGADRALEGLKIVAVVGGIVLGGRLVLRPLLRWIARSDTPEIFTAASLLLVVAIAALMQFAGLSMALGAFLAGVLLAESEYRRELETDIEPFKGLLLGLFFIAVGMSIDFAVLLDQPGLMALVVVGFMLLKTVVIFTLAKLMGLPYQQRPVFTLLLAQGGEFAFVVFQAAGPQVLPAGVASFLIGAVALSMLLSPLLLVALDKWVLPRYSDRAPVTMEEISEQQDAKVLICGFGRYGQILGRMLSAQGLKLTVLDHDPDTIESLRELGFRVFYGDATRLDLLRTAGAGTAKVLVVAVDGVEQSLAIVDMAREHFPNARIIARARNVGHLYQLLDRKVEFVERELFESSLRSARSALEGLGWPAYEAREAAMRFRRRNIELMHELYPHYKDRAKLIAVSKEGRQQFQEQIAREREERKQRSGQDWNRATEKEEPVP; from the coding sequence TCTGGCTCGTCAATTCGCTGATCTACCTGGGCGCCGCCGTGCTGGTGGTGCCGCTGTCGAAGGCGCTCGGCCTCGGCTCGATCATCGGCTATCTCGCGGCCGGCATCGTCATCGGCCCCTGGGGTCTGGGCCTGGTGACCAACGTCACGGACATCCTGCATTTCGCCGAGTTCGGCGTGGTGCTGATGCTGTTCCTGGTCGGCCTCGAGCTGGAGCCCAAGCGCCTGTGGAGCCTGCGCCGGCCGATCTTCGGCTGGGGCACCGCGCAGGTCGTCGCGTGCGCGGCCGTGCTCTTCCTGGCCGGCTGGGCGGGCGGCGCGAGCTGGCGCGTGGCCCTGGTCGCGGCGCTGGGCCTGGCGCTGTCCTCGACCGCCATTGCGCTGCAGGTGCTGGGCGAACGCAACCTGCTGCCGACGCCGAGCGGCCAGGCCGGCTTCTCGATCCTGCTGTTCCAGGACGTGGCGGCGATCCCGATCCTAGCGCTCCTGCCCCTGCTGGCAGTGGGCTCCGAGACCGCGCCGGCCCTCACCGGCGCCGACCGCGCGCTGGAGGGCCTGAAGATCGTCGCGGTCGTCGGCGGCATCGTGCTGGGCGGCCGGCTGGTGCTGCGCCCGCTGCTGCGCTGGATCGCGCGCAGCGACACGCCCGAGATCTTCACCGCCGCCTCGCTGCTGCTGGTGGTGGCGATCGCCGCGCTGATGCAGTTCGCCGGCCTGTCGATGGCACTGGGCGCCTTCCTCGCCGGCGTGCTGCTGGCCGAGAGCGAGTACCGGCGCGAGCTGGAAACCGACATCGAGCCTTTCAAGGGCCTGCTGCTGGGTCTCTTCTTCATCGCGGTCGGCATGAGCATCGACTTCGCCGTGCTGCTGGACCAGCCAGGGCTGATGGCGCTGGTCGTCGTCGGCTTCATGCTGCTGAAGACCGTCGTGATCTTCACGCTCGCGAAGCTGATGGGACTGCCCTACCAGCAGCGGCCGGTGTTCACGCTTTTGCTGGCGCAGGGCGGCGAGTTCGCCTTCGTCGTCTTCCAGGCGGCCGGCCCGCAGGTCCTGCCGGCCGGCGTGGCTTCCTTCCTGATCGGCGCCGTGGCCTTGTCGATGCTGCTGTCGCCGCTGCTGCTGGTGGCGCTCGACAAGTGGGTGCTGCCGCGCTACAGCGACAGGGCGCCCGTCACGATGGAAGAGATCTCCGAGCAGCAGGATGCCAAGGTGCTGATCTGCGGCTTCGGGCGCTACGGCCAGATCCTGGGGCGCATGCTCAGCGCCCAGGGCCTGAAGCTGACCGTGCTGGACCACGACCCCGACACCATCGAGAGCCTGCGCGAGCTCGGCTTCCGCGTCTTCTACGGCGACGCCACCCGGCTCGACCTGCTGCGCACCGCCGGCGCCGGCACGGCCAAGGTGCTGGTGGTGGCGGTGGACGGCGTGGAGCAGTCGCTCGCCATCGTCGACATGGCGCGCGAGCATTTTCCCAACGCGCGCATCATCGCCCGCGCCCGCAACGTGGGCCATCTCTACCAGTTGCTGGACCGCAAGGTGGAATTCGTCGAGCGCGAGCTTTTCGAGTCCTCGCTGCGCAGCGCCCGCTCGGCGCTGGAAGGATTGGGCTGGCCGGCATACGAGGCGCGCGAGGCGGCGATGCGCTTCCGCCGCCGCAACATCGAGCTCATGCATGAGCTCTATCCGCACTACAAGGACCGCGCCAAGCTGATCGCGGTCTCGAAGGAAGGGCGCCAGCAGTTCCAGGAGCAGATCGCGCGCGAACGCGAGGAGCGCAAGCAGCGCTCGGGTCAGGACTGGAACCGGGCGACGGAAAAGGAGGAGCCCGTTCCGTGA
- a CDS encoding crotonase/enoyl-CoA hydratase family protein → MTTTTDLQLELRDEIAIIRLTRAAKRNALSDSLILALRDTFQNLPSTVRAAVIDGDGPHFCAGLDLSELKERDAGQGMQHSRLWHAALDVVQGGPVPVIAALHGAVVGGGLELASACHIRVADTTTFYALPEGSRGIFVGGGGSVRIPKLIGTARMMDMMMTGRVYDAESGERAGFAQYLVAEGGSFEKALELARKVAGNAPLTNYALMHALPRISEQPADHGFFTEALISGIVQSAPEAKERVRAFLEGRAGKVTKE, encoded by the coding sequence ATGACCACCACCACAGACCTGCAACTCGAGCTGCGCGACGAGATCGCCATCATCCGCCTGACGCGCGCCGCCAAGCGCAACGCATTGTCAGATTCCCTCATCCTCGCCCTGCGCGACACCTTCCAGAACCTGCCTTCCACCGTGCGCGCGGCGGTGATCGACGGCGACGGCCCGCACTTCTGCGCCGGCCTCGATCTTTCCGAGCTGAAGGAGCGCGACGCCGGGCAGGGCATGCAGCACTCGCGCCTCTGGCACGCGGCCCTCGATGTCGTGCAAGGCGGGCCGGTGCCGGTGATCGCGGCGCTGCACGGCGCGGTGGTCGGCGGCGGACTCGAGCTCGCAAGCGCCTGCCACATCCGCGTGGCCGACACCACCACCTTCTATGCCCTGCCCGAGGGCTCGCGCGGCATCTTCGTCGGCGGCGGCGGCTCGGTGCGCATCCCCAAGCTGATCGGCACCGCACGCATGATGGACATGATGATGACCGGCCGCGTCTACGACGCCGAGTCGGGCGAGCGCGCCGGCTTCGCGCAGTACCTGGTGGCGGAAGGCGGCTCCTTCGAGAAGGCGTTGGAGCTCGCCCGCAAGGTGGCCGGCAACGCGCCGCTCACCAACTACGCGCTGATGCACGCGCTGCCGCGCATCAGCGAGCAGCCGGCGGACCACGGCTTCTTCACCGAGGCGCTGATCTCCGGCATCGTCCAGAGCGCGCCGGAGGCCAAGGAGCGCGTGCGCGCGTTCCTCGAAGGCCGTGCCGGCAAGGTGACGAAG